The following proteins come from a genomic window of Synechococcus sp. BIOS-E4-1:
- a CDS encoding DUF4090 family protein — MDLSGPGAIDEAINAGIDLDGSPLPAQMLTLYREVMTLEGQRKRSGVRKSMRNRVVRTGAKHFDQATLNQRLIDAGWEGLKAKEISFFYG; from the coding sequence ATGGATCTCAGTGGGCCCGGCGCCATCGACGAGGCGATCAATGCAGGGATCGATCTGGATGGATCTCCTCTGCCTGCTCAGATGCTGACGCTTTACAGGGAAGTGATGACGCTTGAGGGCCAGCGCAAGCGCAGTGGAGTCCGAAAATCGATGCGCAACAGGGTGGTCAGAACTGGCGCTAAACATTTCGACCAGGCAACGCTCAATCAGCGCCTGATCGATGCTGGATGGGAAGGTCTGAAGGCTAAGGAGATCAGCTTCTTCTACGGCTGA
- the metH gene encoding methionine synthase, whose product MQAVQTKSITESSRFLKRLHDPSRPVLVFDGATGTSLQQMDLSAADFGGEVLEGCNENLVITRPDAVQAVHRQFLEAGCDVIETDTFGAASVVLAEYDLEDQAFVLNKRAAQLAREMADEYSTAEKPRFVAGSMGPTTKLPTLGHIDFDTLRASFRDQAAGLIAGDVDLFIIETCQDVLQIKAALQGVEDAFAASGQRRPLMVSVTMETTGTMLVGSDIAAVVSILEPFPIDVLGLNCATGPEQMKEHIKYLAEYSPFVVSCIPNAGLPENIGGVAHYRLTPIELKMQLMHFVEDLGVQVIGGCCGTTPAHIKALSEISDELKPANRKVRTHHLERQQLGYEPAAASLYGATPYFQDNSFLIIGERLNASGSRKVRDLLNEEDWDGLVGLARGQVKENAHVLDVNVDYVGRDGEKDMHELVTRVVTNVNLPLMLDSTEWQKMEAGLKVAGGKCILNSTNYEDGDERFFKVLELARRYGAAVVVGTIDEEGMARTAEKKVAIAKRAYRDAVEFGIPAREIFYDPLALPISTGIEEDRRNAIETIEAIRRIRSELPGVHVLLGVSNVSFGLSPAARITLNSVFLHDCCEAGMDAAIVSPAKILPLIKIEEDHQQVCRDLINDSRRFDGDVCIYDPLTELTTLFEGVSTKDARSSGPSLADLPVEERLKQHIIDGERIGLEEALNEGLENYKPLEIVNTFLLDGMKVVGELFGSGQMQLPFVLQSAETMKSAVAFLEPHMEKSDGERSAKAKFLIATVKGDVHDIGKNLVDIILTNNGYEVINLGIKQDVGAIIAAQEKHQADCIAMSGLLVKSTAFMKDNLSAFNEAGINVPVVLGGAALTPRFVNKDCSEVYNGKVLYGRDAFTDLRFMDAFVDARQSDSWDNEKGFLNGTPEGLSLGGESGSSSEPGTTDDSTPSETLKQAKVDPVPVSFDRSETVPEEAAVQPSFLGPKVLQGDAEIPLPEVMAYLDRQALFAGQWQMRKVKGQSREDYEADLQAKAEPVLQAWLERAIDESLLHPAVAYGYFPCGREGNDVVVFDQDGSRQLGRFSLPRQRGGNRYCIADFYRDLVDGGPSDVLPMQAVTMGEQASVFAQQLFETDSYSDYLFFHGLAVQMAEALAEWTHARVRRECGFADPEDMKLRDVLAQRYRGSRYSFGYPACPNVADSRQQLLWLGAERVGLSMDEGDQLHPEQSTTALVALHSKARYFSA is encoded by the coding sequence ATGCAGGCAGTTCAGACCAAATCCATCACTGAATCATCACGCTTCCTGAAGCGACTGCACGATCCCAGTCGTCCTGTTCTGGTGTTTGACGGTGCCACCGGCACTTCCTTGCAGCAGATGGATCTGTCTGCTGCTGATTTCGGCGGTGAAGTTCTCGAGGGCTGCAACGAAAACCTGGTGATCACCCGTCCCGACGCGGTTCAGGCCGTGCATCGCCAGTTTTTGGAGGCAGGTTGTGATGTGATCGAGACGGACACGTTCGGTGCGGCGTCCGTGGTGCTGGCGGAATACGACCTCGAGGATCAGGCTTTTGTTCTCAACAAGCGTGCCGCGCAACTGGCACGTGAGATGGCTGATGAATACAGCACCGCAGAGAAGCCGCGCTTTGTGGCTGGTTCGATGGGGCCCACCACGAAGCTCCCGACCCTTGGCCACATTGATTTCGACACGCTGCGCGCCTCCTTCCGCGATCAGGCGGCAGGTCTGATTGCCGGTGATGTGGATCTGTTCATCATCGAGACCTGTCAGGACGTGCTCCAGATCAAGGCAGCGCTGCAGGGCGTTGAGGATGCCTTCGCCGCTAGTGGGCAACGACGGCCACTGATGGTGTCCGTAACGATGGAAACCACGGGGACCATGTTGGTTGGCTCGGATATCGCAGCAGTGGTCTCGATTCTCGAACCGTTTCCGATCGATGTGCTCGGTTTGAACTGTGCCACCGGTCCTGAGCAGATGAAGGAGCACATCAAGTATCTGGCCGAGTACTCGCCGTTTGTGGTGAGCTGCATCCCCAATGCCGGACTTCCGGAGAACATCGGCGGCGTTGCCCATTACCGACTTACCCCCATTGAGCTGAAAATGCAGCTCATGCACTTCGTTGAGGATCTTGGCGTTCAGGTCATCGGTGGCTGTTGCGGCACAACACCGGCCCACATCAAAGCGCTTTCTGAAATCTCCGACGAACTGAAACCGGCCAACAGGAAGGTGAGGACGCATCACCTTGAACGACAGCAGCTGGGTTACGAACCGGCCGCAGCTTCGCTGTATGGAGCTACGCCGTATTTCCAGGACAACTCCTTCCTGATCATCGGCGAGCGACTGAATGCAAGCGGATCAAGAAAGGTGCGTGATTTGCTGAATGAAGAAGATTGGGATGGTCTTGTCGGTCTTGCACGGGGGCAGGTGAAGGAGAACGCCCATGTGCTCGATGTCAATGTCGATTATGTGGGACGCGACGGTGAGAAAGATATGCATGAGCTGGTGACTCGTGTGGTCACCAATGTGAATCTGCCATTGATGCTCGATTCAACTGAGTGGCAGAAAATGGAGGCCGGACTGAAAGTTGCCGGCGGTAAATGCATCCTCAATTCCACCAACTATGAGGATGGCGATGAGCGTTTTTTCAAGGTGCTTGAACTGGCTCGCCGTTACGGCGCAGCTGTGGTAGTCGGCACCATTGATGAGGAAGGCATGGCGCGAACGGCTGAGAAAAAAGTCGCCATTGCAAAACGTGCTTACAGAGATGCCGTTGAGTTTGGTATTCCAGCTCGAGAAATATTTTACGACCCACTCGCACTGCCCATTTCTACAGGTATCGAAGAGGATCGGCGCAATGCCATTGAAACCATCGAAGCGATTCGTCGAATTCGTAGTGAACTGCCTGGTGTTCACGTCTTGCTCGGTGTCTCGAACGTCAGCTTCGGTCTTTCACCAGCGGCCAGGATTACGCTCAATTCCGTTTTCCTTCACGACTGCTGTGAGGCGGGAATGGATGCCGCAATCGTTTCTCCGGCGAAGATTCTGCCTCTGATCAAGATTGAGGAGGATCATCAGCAGGTTTGTCGCGATCTGATCAACGATTCCCGACGATTTGACGGGGATGTCTGCATCTATGACCCACTCACAGAGCTCACCACGCTTTTTGAGGGTGTCAGCACCAAGGATGCCCGCTCCTCAGGCCCATCTTTGGCTGATCTTCCCGTTGAGGAGCGGCTCAAGCAGCACATCATTGACGGTGAACGGATCGGTCTGGAGGAAGCGTTGAATGAGGGTCTTGAGAACTACAAACCTCTTGAGATCGTAAATACCTTTCTTCTTGATGGAATGAAGGTTGTGGGTGAACTGTTCGGCTCTGGACAGATGCAGCTTCCCTTCGTCTTGCAATCCGCTGAAACCATGAAATCAGCGGTTGCTTTCCTCGAACCCCATATGGAGAAAAGTGATGGCGAACGGTCGGCTAAGGCAAAATTCCTGATTGCCACAGTGAAGGGAGATGTTCATGACATCGGCAAGAATCTTGTTGACATCATTCTCACTAATAATGGTTATGAGGTGATCAATCTGGGTATTAAGCAAGACGTTGGTGCCATTATTGCTGCCCAAGAAAAACATCAGGCTGACTGCATAGCGATGAGTGGACTTCTCGTGAAATCCACTGCATTCATGAAAGACAATCTTTCAGCATTCAATGAAGCTGGAATCAACGTTCCTGTTGTCCTCGGGGGTGCTGCTCTGACTCCCAGGTTTGTCAACAAGGACTGCAGTGAGGTGTACAACGGCAAGGTTCTCTATGGCAGGGACGCATTTACCGATCTGCGTTTCATGGATGCTTTCGTTGATGCTCGTCAATCCGATTCCTGGGACAACGAAAAGGGATTCCTCAACGGCACCCCCGAGGGCCTGTCGCTTGGGGGTGAATCGGGTTCCAGCTCGGAGCCAGGAACAACCGATGATTCGACGCCAAGCGAAACGCTGAAGCAGGCCAAGGTCGACCCGGTGCCTGTCAGTTTCGATCGATCGGAAACGGTGCCTGAGGAAGCAGCTGTTCAGCCTTCGTTCCTGGGTCCGAAGGTGTTGCAGGGAGACGCTGAAATACCTCTGCCGGAGGTGATGGCCTATCTCGATCGACAGGCTCTGTTCGCCGGTCAGTGGCAGATGCGCAAGGTCAAAGGTCAGTCACGGGAGGACTATGAGGCTGATCTGCAAGCCAAGGCAGAACCCGTTCTGCAGGCCTGGCTTGAACGCGCAATCGATGAAAGCCTTCTGCACCCTGCAGTTGCCTATGGCTATTTCCCCTGCGGGCGTGAGGGCAATGATGTCGTGGTCTTTGACCAGGATGGATCACGTCAGCTTGGCCGCTTTTCACTGCCACGCCAGCGTGGCGGCAACCGCTACTGCATCGCCGACTTCTACAGGGACCTCGTTGACGGAGGTCCCAGCGATGTTCTGCCCATGCAGGCGGTCACCATGGGAGAACAGGCGTCAGTCTTTGCTCAACAGCTGTTCGAGACTGACTCCTACAGCGATTACCTGTTCTTCCATGGACTGGCCGTCCAGATGGCCGAAGCCCTGGCCGAATGGACCCATGCCCGTGTGAGACGTGAATGCGGATTTGCGGATCCCGAGGATATGAAGCTCAGGGATGTGTTGGCTCAGCGCTACAGGGGCAGTCGTTACTCCTTCGGCTACCCGGCTTGTCCCAACGTGGCGGATTCACGGCAACAGCTGCTGTGGCTGGGCGCTGAACGAGTCGGCCTGAGCATGGATGAAGGTGACCAGCTGCACCCGGAACAGAGCACCACGGCACTGGTGGCGTTGCACAGCAAAGCCCGCTACTTCAGTGCCTGA
- a CDS encoding PHP domain-containing protein, which produces MPADHHPLRAVLETVGPDSCPGQFNFHCHTLCSDGSLEPLALIRQASAKGLTQLSVTDHHSSASFQPMQDWLKQQRDLGETVPTLWSGMEISAILRGCLVHVLALGFEPAHRALAVYNHGDAAVGEALRAESVCEAIHEAGGLAILAHPGRYRVGFADLIDAAAELGFDGGEAWYDYDMQPRWSWSPVVCEAIDRRLKNLGLLRTCGTDSHGLDLEGR; this is translated from the coding sequence ATGCCGGCTGATCACCATCCTCTGAGGGCCGTGCTGGAGACAGTTGGACCCGACAGCTGTCCAGGTCAGTTCAATTTTCACTGCCATACCCTCTGCAGTGACGGGAGTCTCGAACCTCTTGCTCTGATCCGGCAGGCGTCCGCCAAGGGACTGACCCAACTGTCTGTTACGGATCACCATTCCAGTGCGTCCTTCCAACCGATGCAGGACTGGCTCAAGCAGCAGCGTGATCTCGGAGAGACGGTCCCCACTCTCTGGAGTGGCATGGAAATCAGTGCAATCCTGCGTGGTTGCCTTGTCCACGTGCTTGCCCTCGGTTTCGAACCCGCCCACAGGGCACTCGCTGTTTACAACCACGGTGATGCCGCAGTGGGTGAAGCTCTCAGAGCTGAGAGCGTCTGTGAGGCGATTCATGAGGCAGGAGGGCTGGCGATTCTTGCTCATCCAGGCCGTTACAGAGTCGGCTTCGCTGATTTGATTGATGCCGCTGCAGAACTTGGATTTGATGGAGGTGAAGCCTGGTACGACTACGACATGCAACCGCGTTGGAGCTGGTCTCCCGTGGTCTGCGAAGCCATTGATCGCCGCTTGAAGAACCTTGGCCTTTTGCGTACGTGTGGAACAGACAGTCACGGCTTGGACCTAGAAGGTCGCTAA
- a CDS encoding cryptochrome/photolyase family protein, producing MSSGRGGLRLDLTVIYPHQLFADHPSLQPGRPVALIEDPLFFGTDPRWPMQVHRQRLLLHRCSLSVYAEGLRGRGFTVLERRHHQAPDTHGHLQALFAIGYRHFHLADPVDDVLSKRLRRFAELNGCNIEISSTPMLLTPDAVINEHFAAGRKPLMAKFYEMQRKRLNVLLEIDGGPVGGRWSFDADNRKKLPKGIAVPHEPKASSAAVVDRSRQQLEQENLPLIGQWDLFAYPLDHQSADAWLQDFLSQRLRDFGAYEDAISTQHRVMWHSVLTPMLNIGLLTPQQVLDRTLERAAEGDVPLNSLEGFIRQIIGWREFMAAMYKRHGVEMRTGNFWAFVDRPIPEAFYLGTTGLPPIDDAIQHALETGYCHHIERLMLLGNVMLLCGFHPNRVYRWFMELFVDAYDWVMVPNVYGMSQFADGGLFSTKPYLSGSNYVRKMSDYRKGEWCEIWDGLFWSFIKTHEDFFRGQFRLAMMARNLDRMDPEVLVSHQRRAEAFLDSMT from the coding sequence ATGTCGTCTGGCCGGGGAGGGTTGAGGTTGGATCTCACCGTCATTTATCCGCATCAACTGTTTGCCGACCATCCCAGCCTGCAGCCAGGCAGGCCGGTGGCTCTGATTGAGGATCCGCTCTTCTTCGGCACGGATCCGCGCTGGCCGATGCAGGTGCATCGTCAGCGGCTGCTGCTGCACCGATGTTCCCTATCCGTCTACGCGGAAGGACTGCGGGGACGCGGCTTCACAGTTCTGGAACGACGCCATCACCAGGCGCCAGACACGCATGGACATCTCCAGGCTCTGTTCGCCATCGGTTACAGGCACTTCCATCTGGCGGATCCTGTTGACGATGTGCTGAGCAAACGACTGCGTCGATTTGCAGAGCTGAACGGCTGCAACATCGAGATCAGCTCAACTCCGATGTTGCTGACGCCGGATGCGGTGATCAACGAGCACTTCGCCGCCGGACGCAAGCCGCTCATGGCCAAGTTCTATGAGATGCAGCGCAAACGTCTGAATGTTCTTCTCGAGATCGACGGCGGTCCCGTCGGTGGTCGTTGGAGTTTTGATGCCGACAACCGCAAAAAGCTGCCGAAAGGAATCGCTGTTCCTCATGAACCGAAAGCCAGCTCCGCTGCTGTCGTGGATCGGTCGCGTCAGCAGCTGGAACAGGAAAATCTGCCGCTGATCGGCCAGTGGGATTTGTTCGCTTATCCGCTGGACCATCAGTCCGCGGATGCCTGGCTGCAGGACTTTCTCAGCCAGCGATTACGAGATTTCGGCGCCTATGAGGATGCCATCAGCACTCAGCATCGGGTGATGTGGCACAGCGTGCTAACTCCAATGCTCAACATCGGTTTGCTGACACCGCAGCAGGTTCTTGATCGCACCCTTGAAAGGGCCGCCGAGGGTGATGTGCCGCTGAATTCCCTAGAAGGTTTCATCCGCCAGATCATCGGCTGGCGTGAGTTCATGGCGGCGATGTACAAGCGCCACGGGGTTGAGATGCGCACCGGCAACTTCTGGGCGTTCGTTGACAGGCCCATCCCAGAAGCCTTCTATCTGGGCACGACCGGTCTGCCTCCTATCGATGACGCCATTCAGCATGCTCTGGAAACCGGTTATTGCCATCACATCGAGCGACTGATGCTTCTGGGTAATGTGATGCTGCTTTGCGGTTTTCATCCCAATCGTGTTTACCGATGGTTCATGGAGCTGTTTGTGGACGCCTATGACTGGGTGATGGTCCCGAATGTGTATGGCATGAGTCAGTTTGCTGACGGAGGGCTGTTCTCGACCAAGCCCTATCTCTCCGGCTCGAATTACGTGCGCAAGATGTCGGATTACCGCAAAGGAGAGTGGTGCGAGATCTGGGATGGACTTTTCTGGAGTTTCATCAAGACACACGAGGACTTCTTCCGTGGTCAGTTCCGGCTGGCGATGATGGCTCGCAACCTGGACCGTATGGATCCGGAGGTTTTGGTGTCTCATCAACGCCGGGCTGAGGCATTCCTTGACTCGATGACCTGA
- a CDS encoding branched-chain amino acid transaminase, with translation MHQFLPYAWFQGRCVPFEEAKVSVATHALHYGTGAFGGMRAIPDPVKPGGMLLFRADRHARRLSQSAHLLMAELAEETVMEALTAILHANKPTTPIYLRPFVYTSDLGIAPRLHNIETDFLIYGLELGDYLSPDGVSCRISSWTRQEDRSLPLRGKISGAYITSSLAKSEAVASGFDEALLMNTRGKVSEASGMNLFIVRDGQLITPGVDQDILEGITRASVIELAKGMGIEVIERPVDKTELFIADEVFLTGTAAKISPIRQLESTILSHHRPLMEALRSKLVAITEGRDEQYAHWVTRIEMES, from the coding sequence ATGCATCAGTTCCTTCCCTACGCCTGGTTCCAGGGACGCTGCGTTCCTTTCGAGGAAGCCAAGGTGTCGGTGGCGACGCATGCATTGCATTACGGCACTGGAGCCTTCGGTGGGATGCGGGCCATTCCTGATCCCGTCAAACCGGGAGGAATGCTCCTTTTCCGTGCCGACCGTCACGCCCGTCGGCTGTCTCAGAGCGCCCATCTGTTGATGGCTGAGCTCGCTGAAGAGACCGTGATGGAAGCTCTCACAGCCATACTTCATGCCAATAAGCCCACCACACCGATTTATCTGAGGCCATTCGTGTACACGAGTGATCTCGGCATCGCGCCAAGACTGCACAACATCGAGACCGATTTTCTGATCTATGGCCTGGAGCTGGGTGACTATCTCTCTCCGGATGGAGTGAGTTGTCGCATCAGCAGCTGGACCCGTCAGGAGGATCGCTCCTTACCATTGCGAGGCAAAATCAGCGGCGCTTACATCACCAGCTCGCTGGCGAAGTCGGAGGCTGTCGCCAGCGGTTTTGATGAAGCCCTGCTGATGAACACCCGCGGCAAGGTGAGTGAAGCCAGCGGCATGAATCTGTTCATCGTCCGCGACGGCCAGCTGATCACCCCGGGTGTCGATCAGGACATCCTCGAGGGGATCACGCGGGCCAGTGTGATCGAACTGGCCAAGGGCATGGGCATCGAGGTGATCGAGCGGCCGGTCGACAAGACCGAGCTGTTCATCGCTGATGAAGTGTTCCTGACCGGAACAGCGGCCAAGATCAGTCCAATCCGCCAGCTGGAATCAACGATTCTCTCGCACCACAGACCGTTGATGGAAGCGCTCCGTTCCAAGCTTGTGGCGATCACCGAGGGGCGTGATGAGCAGTACGCCCACTGGGTCACCCGCATCGAAATGGAGAGCTAA
- the cobN gene encoding cobaltochelatase subunit CobN — MHRLSSLPGADIDGPISYVEQPSAPVMFLTSASSDISALARVLDRPKQVFWQNKIRALPLDALDHPAQIDHYLAVCTGETQLIVIRLLGGRGHWSYGLEQCCSWGSQQPGRQLLVLAGTPEQDRELHPLSSQPEPFCDAMALLLREGGADNLQRWLDGLQWILARAAGAASATDPPSLTLTASPDPDPYDWQHEEGPTVGVLLYRAHRQSADVHWCDVLLKALRARGLAPKALWVSSLRDPAVQRAVKDLYRQQSVELVITSTSFASVQFSEAGLGAPLWDELDRPVLQMLSSGRSRDRWQKSFQGLDPIDLSLQVVLPELDGRITTRIGAFREVDHADERLCTAVKRLEPDIAGLSWIAEHARAWVDLRSTEAEQRSIALVLANYPLRNGRLANGVGLDTPASCLNILHWLRKDGFDLGEQLLPEDPDLLIQQVLNGRTNDPESHTRPPLTYLPLSHYQRWWTSLPEAARSPILQRWGEPETAVDLEPHGFAIHGLRFGRVVVLVQPSRGYDADQLSDLHSPDLPPPHRYLAQYLWLREIHHCQLMLHVGKHGSAEWLPGKSVGLSPSCAPALALGAIPHLYPFIVNDPGEGSQAKRRGHAVILDHLTPPLGRAGLHGPMLSLESLLDEYIEARQLGASRCDQIQQQLIQLLIDLNWPSVERILANQSSSAEIGDLLEQVETYLCELKEAQIRTGLHRLGEHPQPIQLAELLLAIARSPASDRPGLTQWMSRSVGLECDPWKDEDGALLSDQDRQILERHGCHQPRRLSDAVEWIETQAEQLLLQLIDVEESDQHEQAKPLNKCFQQLLNSETLPGPLQFIKTDLWPRLQQSASHEHQAVLAAAGGRRIASGPSGAPTRGRDDVLPTGRNFYSVDLRGLPTEAAWDLGRRSAEQLLDLYELEEGEPLRNLALSVWGTATMRNGGEDIAQMFALLGVRPVWDGPTRRMVDLELIPLTVLERPRVDVTLRMSGLFRDAFPQLLAWADRALSMVAGLEETDTDNPLAALTRRQGPQARLFGSAPGSYGAGLQALMDSGQWERRDQLGEAYLAWSSWRYDAEATAHLDREGLEQALRNVQVVLHNQDNREHDLLDSDDYYQFQGGLAAAVNRVSGKDPKLFFADHSRSERLRIHRLDREIDKVVRSRLLNPRWIEGMMQHGYKGAFEMGASLDYLFAYDATTGAVPDWCYSRIAESWLLDPDVRDFLLKRNPWVMRDMAERCLEAATRGLWKDADPALLEAIRRVLLDSERAVEAGNFCA; from the coding sequence ATGCACCGCCTAAGCAGCCTGCCAGGGGCCGACATCGATGGGCCGATCTCCTACGTGGAGCAACCCTCTGCGCCGGTGATGTTTCTCACCAGCGCCAGCTCGGACATTTCCGCCCTGGCAAGAGTTCTGGACAGGCCGAAGCAAGTGTTCTGGCAGAACAAGATCCGTGCACTGCCGCTCGATGCCCTCGACCATCCAGCCCAGATCGATCATTACCTGGCCGTCTGCACGGGCGAGACACAGCTGATCGTGATCAGATTGCTCGGTGGTCGCGGTCACTGGTCCTACGGCCTTGAGCAGTGCTGCTCATGGGGTTCACAACAGCCGGGGCGGCAGCTGCTTGTTTTGGCCGGAACTCCCGAACAGGACCGTGAACTGCATCCACTCAGCAGCCAGCCTGAGCCCTTCTGTGATGCCATGGCGCTGCTGTTGCGAGAAGGAGGAGCAGACAACCTGCAGCGTTGGCTCGACGGACTGCAATGGATTCTCGCCAGGGCAGCAGGCGCGGCATCTGCCACGGATCCACCCTCACTGACGCTGACGGCCAGCCCCGATCCCGACCCCTACGACTGGCAGCATGAAGAGGGGCCGACAGTCGGCGTGCTTCTCTATCGCGCCCATCGCCAATCAGCGGATGTTCACTGGTGCGATGTTCTGCTCAAAGCCCTTCGAGCACGAGGACTGGCCCCTAAAGCACTCTGGGTGAGCAGCCTGCGTGATCCGGCCGTTCAGAGGGCTGTGAAGGACCTGTACCGGCAGCAGTCGGTGGAGTTGGTGATCACCTCCACATCATTTGCGTCTGTTCAGTTCTCGGAAGCAGGTCTTGGTGCACCTCTCTGGGATGAACTGGATCGTCCTGTTCTGCAGATGCTGAGCTCCGGACGTTCCCGTGACCGTTGGCAGAAGTCCTTTCAGGGTCTTGATCCGATTGATCTATCACTTCAGGTTGTTCTGCCTGAACTGGATGGTCGAATCACAACGCGCATTGGCGCCTTCCGCGAAGTGGACCACGCAGATGAGCGCTTGTGCACAGCGGTCAAACGCCTGGAGCCTGATATCGCCGGGCTGAGCTGGATTGCTGAGCACGCCAGGGCCTGGGTTGACTTGCGTTCCACTGAAGCCGAACAGCGTTCAATTGCATTGGTCTTGGCGAATTACCCCCTGAGGAACGGCCGCCTGGCCAATGGCGTCGGTCTCGACACGCCTGCCAGCTGTCTCAACATCCTGCACTGGCTTCGCAAGGACGGATTCGACCTGGGTGAGCAGCTTCTGCCTGAGGATCCTGATTTGCTGATCCAACAGGTTCTCAACGGTCGAACCAACGATCCGGAAAGTCACACCAGGCCACCTCTCACCTACCTGCCGCTTTCTCACTACCAGCGCTGGTGGACATCGCTGCCTGAAGCCGCCAGGTCGCCGATCCTGCAACGCTGGGGTGAACCTGAGACAGCGGTCGATCTTGAGCCTCACGGCTTCGCAATCCACGGACTGCGATTCGGACGTGTGGTTGTTCTGGTGCAGCCCAGTCGTGGCTATGACGCCGATCAGCTCAGTGATCTGCATTCTCCGGATCTTCCCCCTCCCCATCGCTATCTGGCGCAGTACCTCTGGCTGCGGGAAATCCACCACTGTCAACTGATGCTGCATGTGGGCAAGCACGGCAGTGCGGAATGGCTGCCGGGGAAGTCAGTGGGCCTCAGTCCGAGCTGTGCGCCTGCGCTCGCGCTCGGTGCCATCCCCCATCTCTATCCCTTCATCGTCAACGATCCAGGCGAGGGGTCGCAGGCCAAGCGTCGTGGTCATGCGGTGATCCTGGACCACCTCACCCCTCCCCTCGGCAGGGCTGGTCTGCATGGACCGATGCTGTCCCTGGAATCACTTCTGGATGAATACATCGAAGCGAGGCAACTCGGCGCCTCCCGATGCGATCAAATCCAACAACAGCTGATCCAGCTGCTGATCGATCTGAACTGGCCTTCGGTTGAAAGAATCCTGGCGAACCAGAGCTCATCAGCAGAGATCGGTGACCTGCTCGAGCAGGTTGAGACCTACCTGTGTGAACTCAAGGAAGCGCAGATCAGAACAGGCCTGCATCGCCTGGGGGAGCATCCACAACCAATTCAACTGGCTGAGTTGTTGCTGGCGATCGCCCGCTCCCCAGCGTCCGATCGTCCTGGACTCACCCAGTGGATGAGCCGCAGTGTCGGCCTGGAATGCGATCCCTGGAAGGACGAGGACGGAGCTTTGCTGTCCGATCAGGATCGGCAGATCCTGGAACGCCATGGCTGCCATCAGCCTCGGCGACTCAGTGATGCGGTGGAGTGGATCGAGACTCAGGCCGAACAGCTTCTGCTGCAGCTGATCGACGTCGAAGAATCAGATCAGCATGAGCAGGCGAAACCACTGAACAAATGCTTTCAGCAACTGCTGAACTCAGAAACCTTGCCTGGTCCACTCCAGTTCATCAAGACTGATCTCTGGCCCAGGTTGCAGCAATCGGCCAGTCATGAACATCAGGCCGTGCTGGCGGCCGCTGGCGGCCGTCGCATTGCCAGCGGACCCTCCGGTGCACCAACCCGTGGACGGGATGACGTTCTGCCGACGGGACGCAACTTCTATTCCGTGGATCTTCGTGGTCTGCCGACAGAAGCGGCCTGGGATCTGGGACGCCGCAGCGCGGAACAGCTTCTGGATCTCTACGAACTCGAGGAAGGGGAACCCCTGCGAAACCTGGCCTTATCTGTCTGGGGGACAGCCACCATGCGTAATGGAGGCGAAGACATCGCGCAGATGTTTGCCCTGCTCGGCGTGCGGCCCGTCTGGGATGGCCCGACACGGCGCATGGTGGACCTCGAGCTCATCCCCTTGACTGTGCTGGAGCGACCGCGTGTGGATGTCACTCTGCGCATGTCGGGATTGTTCCGGGATGCTTTTCCCCAACTGCTTGCCTGGGCCGATCGTGCGCTGTCGATGGTGGCTGGTCTGGAGGAAACCGACACCGACAATCCCCTGGCAGCATTGACACGCCGCCAGGGGCCTCAGGCCCGTCTGTTCGGATCCGCTCCGGGCTCCTACGGTGCTGGACTTCAGGCCTTGATGGACTCAGGTCAGTGGGAACGGCGTGATCAGCTCGGAGAGGCGTACCTGGCATGGAGTTCCTGGCGCTATGACGCTGAAGCGACAGCCCATCTAGACCGGGAAGGGCTGGAACAGGCTCTCCGGAACGTTCAGGTTGTGCTGCACAACCAGGACAACAGAGAACACGACCTGCTCGATTCCGATGACTACTACCAGTTCCAGGGAGGCCTGGCCGCTGCAGTGAACCGGGTCAGCGGCAAAGATCCGAAACTGTTCTTTGCTGATCACTCCCGAAGCGAACGGCTGAGGATTCATCGTCTGGATCGGGAGATCGACAAGGTGGTCCGCAGCCGACTGCTCAACCCTCGCTGGATTGAAGGAATGATGCAGCACGGATACAAGGGCGCCTTCGAGATGGGTGCAAGCCTCGATTACCTGTTTGCCTATGACGCCACCACCGGTGCTGTGCCCGATTGGTGTTACAGCCGAATCGCTGAAAGCTGGCTGCTTGATCCGGATGTCAGAGACTTCCTGCTGAAACGAAATCCATGGGTCATGAGAGACATGGCCGAACGTTGCTTGGAGGCAGCGACAAGGGGTCTGTGGAAAGACGCCGATCCCGCGCTGCTCGAAGCCATCAGACGCGTGTTGCTCGACTCTGAGCGAGCGGTTGAAGCAGGTAACTTCTGCGCCTGA